ACTTCAGCTTCTTGTCTTCGATGTGGTGCAGGGTGGTGGTGCCCAGGGTTGCCATGGTTCCATAACTGATAACGGCCTGGGAAGGATCAAAGACCCCCCCGCCCAAGGTTTCACACTGCTTGTCGCCGGCTGAGGCGATGACGGGCAGGCCGATCGGCAAGCCGCAGGCTTGATGGCCGGCTTCCGTGATCCTGCCGATTTCCTCTCCCGGTGCTACCAGGTCGGGCAATTGGTCACGCCTGACACCAAGAAATTTGAAAACCCCCTTGATGCGATACCAATCCTGCCTTTTGGCCTGGTAGGGCACGTAGCCCACCTGCATGCCGCGCGCGTCCCTGAAAACACCGCACAGTTTCAGGTTCAAATAGCCGGTCAGGGAGACATAGCGCTTGGCCCGGGCATAGATGTCGGGCTGATTGTATTTTATCCAGTTGAATTTGGACCGGTAGGCCACCATGGAGAAAAAAGCATAATCGTAAAGATAGATGGCCAGATCCACCCCCGTCAGTTCTTTTTTCAGCGCCTCCATGGCCTCGGGCGACCGCCGGGTGTCAACCCAGGTGATCCAGTCGCGCAAGGGCTGCCCATCATCATCCAGGGGCATGATATTATCCCGGTTGGCGGTGAAGGCCACAGCTTTCAGCTGATCCACCCGGCTGCCCAGCTGGTCCAGCACCTGGCGGATGACCTGGCAGCTGTCATCAAAGAATTGTTCCGCCGGCACCTCCGCCCAGCCTGGCTCCAGGCTGTAATAGGGCTGGCTGATCTTTCTGCCCCGGGCAATCTGGTTGCCTTCCCGGTCGAAAACAATGGCCCGGACACTTTGGGTCCCCACATCCACTGCCAGCACGTACGGCTCCTTCTGACTCATCTCAGTTCCTCCGCCAAACCAGGGTTAAAACGCTGCGTCATATGGACAGCATACCACCTGTAAGCCCTTGTTCTTTTACAATCAAGCCCTTCCATGCTATAATAAATCGCTCTCACATGGGAGCGCACTGGTTTCGACGGGGTCGTTGAGATCGGGAAAGCGGGTAGAGGATTCTCGTTGGCCTCTTTAAAAAACGGGAAACTTTTTATAATTGCCAACAAACCGGCACTT
This portion of the Fastidiosipila sp. genome encodes:
- a CDS encoding carbohydrate kinase, with the protein product MSQKEPYVLAVDVGTQSVRAIVFDREGNQIARGRKISQPYYSLEPGWAEVPAEQFFDDSCQVIRQVLDQLGSRVDQLKAVAFTANRDNIMPLDDDGQPLRDWITWVDTRRSPEAMEALKKELTGVDLAIYLYDYAFFSMVAYRSKFNWIKYNQPDIYARAKRYVSLTGYLNLKLCGVFRDARGMQVGYVPYQAKRQDWYRIKGVFKFLGVRRDQLPDLVAPGEEIGRITEAGHQACGLPIGLPVIASAGDKQCETLGGGVFDPSQAVISYGTMATLGTTTLHHIEDKKLKFYTFASCIPDAWNPEYSIYRGYWLVTWFCRQYAKESGFPEFLKRMNEEVVKVPPGSNGLFVFPFWTIHPGLYPHGKGMIAGWVDRHREVDLYRAILESIAYALREGLELIEAKSRTKVKKLTVVGGGSQSDAAMQLTADIFNLPAVRLASGEVSAVGAAINAGVWAGFYDSYQEAVGVMTREEKVFWPDADNVAIYEDLYTGIYKKAYKSNEKLFKELERYSGKSLE